The Pirellulales bacterium region ATTGATTGCCGCGCTGCCGGCGCCGTTGGGCCGGTTCGTGATGTTCAATCATTTGGCCGAGGAAATCAAGTTGGAAGATCGGAAAGTCATTCGGCTGGATGCCGACGAGGTATCGGCCAGGGGGTTAACGCTGCACGCCGGAAACCTGGTGGAGTTTCGCCTGGAATCGAGCTTGCCCGTGTGGCGCTACGAAATTGGGCCCGTGCAACTGGAAAAGCGAGTGTTGATGCCCCACTTGCAAAATACCGTACACATCAACTATCGGCTGTTGTCGGCGCCAGGTGGTTTGCGGCTCCGATTGCGTCCGTCGTTCCATTTCAGGCCGCACGAGGCGCCGGTCAAT contains the following coding sequences:
- a CDS encoding glycogen debranching enzyme N-terminal domain-containing protein, which gives rise to MSTHIQHRMYRPALQERDPEVLVGREWLVTNGLGGYASGTPAGTCTRQYHGLLIAALPAPLGRFVMFNHLAEEIKLEDRKVIRLDADEVSARGLTLHAGNLVEFRLESSLPVWRYEIGPVQLEKRVLMPHLQNTVHINYRLLSAPGGLRLRLRPSFHFRPHEAPVNSDLEKSYSLTAIHERIEIRSEVAPPFQMLLTANRCNMVLDGRFREIHYRMERARGYEDTG